One stretch of Cohnella algarum DNA includes these proteins:
- a CDS encoding ABC transporter permease, which yields MANFWKLVQNENMKIYRRPRTWIMMAFIVLTPLLMSALIAFMDGTEGYTNWDMMMVETSVVFQLITIFAVVKGADSVAGEFTWGTIKLLLIRPWSRSAILLSKFISLVLFALLFSALCFVATFVINAAIFGYEASPAGFIPESSPLAGGSPWAYAATGYLLLFITQLVILTFGFMLSAAFRSSGLAIGLSIFLLLSGSMLSGLLSLTDKPWVKFVLFPHLQLTNYLDGGNGPLPNHPTTFGFSLAVLAVYFVIFNLISWTVFRKRDVAG from the coding sequence TTGGCTAATTTCTGGAAACTCGTGCAAAATGAAAACATGAAAATTTACCGGCGACCCCGGACGTGGATCATGATGGCCTTCATCGTGCTGACGCCGCTGCTGATGAGCGCCCTGATCGCGTTCATGGACGGCACCGAAGGCTATACGAACTGGGATATGATGATGGTGGAAACGTCGGTCGTCTTCCAGCTGATCACCATTTTCGCAGTCGTCAAGGGAGCCGATTCCGTCGCCGGAGAGTTCACGTGGGGAACGATCAAGCTGCTGCTGATTCGCCCGTGGAGCCGCTCGGCCATCCTGCTCTCGAAATTTATTTCGCTTGTGCTGTTCGCCCTGCTGTTCAGCGCGCTTTGCTTTGTCGCGACGTTTGTCATCAACGCGGCGATCTTCGGATACGAAGCATCCCCGGCGGGATTCATTCCCGAATCGTCGCCGCTGGCGGGCGGGTCTCCGTGGGCGTACGCGGCAACGGGATATTTGCTGTTGTTCATTACCCAGCTCGTGATTTTGACGTTCGGATTCATGCTGTCCGCGGCTTTCCGCAGCAGCGGGCTGGCGATCGGCTTGTCGATTTTCCTGCTGCTGTCGGGCAGCATGCTCAGCGGCCTGCTGTCGTTGACGGACAAACCCTGGGTCAAGTTCGTGCTGTTCCCGCATCTGCAGTTGACGAATTATTTGGACGGGGGCAACGGGCCGCTGCCGAATCACCCGACAACGTTCGGCTTCTCGCTCGCCGTGCTGGCCGTTTACTTCGTCATTTTCAACCTGATTTCCTGGACCGTGTTCCGCAAACGCGACGTGGCGGGCTAA
- a CDS encoding ABC transporter ATP-binding protein produces MSQEPVVRLQEVTKRIGGRTIIDRVSLDVYPGEVFGFLGPNGSGKTTTIRMMVGLISITGGDISIAGHSVKSSWQQAVSKVGAIVENPEMYKFLTGYQNLVHFARMNPGVTKARIDEVIELVGLKNRIHDKVKKYSLGMRQRLGVAQAILHRPSLLILDEPTNGLDPAGIRELRDYLRVLAREEGTSVFVSSHLLSEMELMCDRVAILQQGKILDIRSIGGASGASGAAEDVLFEVDHPDAALGVLEGQGAGTIVDGLLSVTADKSMVAAVNRRLVEAGINVYGIRKKTKSLEDQFLEVTGSDSIG; encoded by the coding sequence ATGTCTCAGGAACCAGTCGTCCGGCTGCAGGAAGTGACCAAGCGCATCGGCGGCCGCACGATCATCGACCGGGTTTCGCTCGACGTGTATCCGGGAGAAGTGTTCGGCTTTCTCGGTCCGAACGGGTCGGGCAAGACGACGACGATCCGCATGATGGTCGGATTGATTTCGATTACCGGCGGGGATATCTCGATTGCGGGACACAGCGTAAAATCGTCCTGGCAGCAAGCCGTCTCCAAGGTCGGCGCCATCGTGGAAAATCCGGAGATGTACAAATTTTTGACCGGGTATCAAAATCTGGTGCACTTCGCCCGCATGAATCCGGGCGTCACCAAGGCGCGGATCGACGAAGTGATCGAATTGGTCGGCCTCAAAAACCGGATTCACGACAAGGTGAAAAAATATTCGCTGGGCATGCGGCAGCGCCTCGGCGTAGCGCAGGCGATCCTGCACCGTCCTTCGCTGCTGATCCTCGACGAGCCGACGAACGGTCTGGATCCGGCGGGCATCCGGGAGCTGCGCGATTATTTGCGCGTGCTGGCCCGGGAAGAAGGAACATCCGTGTTCGTCTCGAGCCATCTGCTTTCGGAGATGGAGCTGATGTGCGACCGGGTCGCCATTTTGCAGCAGGGCAAAATTTTGGACATCCGTTCCATCGGAGGAGCTTCCGGAGCGTCCGGAGCGGCGGAAGACGTGCTGTTCGAGGTCGATCATCCCGATGCGGCGCTCGGCGTTCTCGAAGGCCAGGGCGCGGGAACGATCGTCGACGGGTTGCTTAGCGTAACGGCGGACAAAAGCATGGTCGCGGCCGTCAACCGCCGCTTGGTGGAAGCGGGGATCAACGTCTACGGCATCCGCAAGAAAACGAAATCGCTGGAGGACCAATTCCTCGAGGTGACGGGGAGTGATTCGATTGGCTAA
- a CDS encoding S24/S26 family peptidase produces MLHEEKRIEVCKRFLELHGWIDIRSRGYSMFPYIREGDSCRFLALEKADRSACRPGDVLLFATGDGRLIGHRLHRVERAEHAYRYRLKGDTNLQYDEPIEDGQILGKLVWIRRGRRIRKASGFFAFVWSWSMVRFPILSWPLRKAALLASRKSAV; encoded by the coding sequence ATGCTGCACGAAGAGAAACGGATCGAGGTTTGCAAGCGGTTTCTCGAACTTCACGGATGGATCGACATCCGATCGCGCGGCTACAGCATGTTCCCGTACATTCGGGAGGGCGACTCGTGCCGTTTTTTGGCCCTGGAGAAGGCGGACCGGTCCGCCTGCCGGCCCGGAGACGTGCTGCTGTTCGCGACCGGGGACGGCCGGCTGATCGGGCATCGGCTGCATCGCGTCGAAAGGGCGGAACATGCCTATCGCTATCGGTTGAAAGGGGACACGAATCTTCAATACGACGAACCGATCGAAGACGGGCAAATTTTGGGCAAGCTCGTTTGGATTCGCCGCGGCCGCCGCATCAGGAAGGCGAGCGGCTTCTTCGCGTTCGTTTGGAGCTGGTCGATGGTCCGGTTTCCTATCCTTTCTTGGCCGCTGAGAAAAGCGGCTCTTTTGGCATCCCGAAAAAGCGCCGTTTAA
- a CDS encoding copper amine oxidase N-terminal domain-containing protein has translation MKKLVITIVAGLLLLLLPVSAFAAEGPVIQVKIDGEAIEYEVHPVSKKNRTYVQFRPTFEELGMTVQWDAAARKVTAEKAGYKIELFVGKTEAYVNGVSFTLEAAPFASANYVMVPLRFISEATGRFVSWNQSEKLINIVTTDLSQFVDAFNGGKFTYVGEQKDGLWEGKGRLVYPNGMTFYEGDFAKGKLEGQGKYFDDKGFVVYEGGWKNNLMDGSGKWYYGDGTLKYEGEYKAGKREGKGTFIWREEEAEAVSNPLAEDEAKTGDNTYTGSFANDKFSGQGTIVWADGSTYTGSFLDGMIHGTGEYVWPDKWKYVGEFAFGARSGSGVVYDENGQEVYRGQFKNNEYAQ, from the coding sequence TTGAAAAAACTGGTCATCACGATTGTCGCGGGGCTGCTCCTGCTGCTGCTGCCGGTCTCCGCCTTCGCGGCGGAGGGGCCCGTCATTCAGGTAAAGATCGACGGCGAAGCGATCGAATACGAAGTCCATCCCGTCTCCAAAAAGAACCGAACTTACGTTCAATTCAGGCCGACGTTCGAAGAACTCGGCATGACGGTCCAGTGGGACGCCGCGGCCCGGAAAGTGACGGCCGAGAAGGCGGGCTACAAGATCGAGCTGTTCGTCGGAAAGACGGAAGCTTATGTCAACGGCGTTTCCTTCACGCTGGAGGCCGCCCCCTTCGCCTCCGCCAACTATGTCATGGTTCCGCTCCGGTTCATCAGCGAAGCGACAGGCCGCTTTGTCAGCTGGAACCAAAGCGAGAAGCTGATCAATATCGTGACGACGGATCTTTCCCAATTCGTCGACGCCTTTAACGGCGGCAAATTCACCTACGTCGGCGAACAGAAGGACGGTCTATGGGAAGGAAAGGGAAGGCTGGTCTATCCGAACGGAATGACCTTCTACGAAGGCGACTTCGCAAAAGGCAAGTTGGAAGGCCAAGGGAAGTACTTCGACGACAAAGGCTTCGTCGTATACGAGGGCGGCTGGAAAAACAACTTGATGGACGGCTCCGGCAAGTGGTACTACGGGGACGGAACGTTGAAATACGAAGGCGAATATAAAGCGGGCAAAAGGGAAGGGAAAGGAACGTTCATTTGGCGGGAAGAGGAGGCCGAAGCCGTTAGCAATCCCTTGGCCGAGGACGAAGCGAAAACGGGAGACAATACGTACACCGGCTCGTTTGCGAACGACAAGTTTTCGGGACAGGGGACGATCGTTTGGGCGGACGGCTCGACGTACACCGGTTCTTTCCTGGACGGAATGATCCATGGAACAGGCGAGTACGTATGGCCCGACAAGTGGAAGTACGTCGGCGAGTTCGCGTTCGGCGCTCGCAGCGGATCCGGCGTTGTCTACGACGAGAACGGGCAGGAAGTTTACCGCGGCCAATTCAAAAACAACGAGTATGCGCAATAG
- a CDS encoding PqqD family protein yields MTAAFERTEHAKSVVMDGEWMIVEAERGVVAQVNEVGGFVWECLEKQALDIGQLTEAVQARYEIGREAAERDVAFFFAAAGGNRFRSKQGMSS; encoded by the coding sequence GTGACGGCTGCATTCGAACGGACGGAGCATGCGAAATCCGTCGTTATGGATGGCGAGTGGATGATTGTCGAGGCGGAGAGGGGAGTGGTTGCGCAGGTAAACGAAGTCGGCGGGTTTGTCTGGGAATGCCTGGAGAAACAGGCTCTGGACATCGGGCAGTTGACGGAGGCCGTGCAGGCAAGGTACGAAATTGGCCGCGAAGCCGCCGAACGGGACGTTGCCTTTTTTTTTGCAGCAGCTGGCGGAAATCGGTTTCGTTCGAAGCAAGGCATGAGTTCTTAA
- a CDS encoding UDP-glucose dehydrogenase family protein — protein sequence MNIVCIGSGYVGSVTGAAFATLGHKTTVIDIDRKKVELINSGKSPIYEPGLDELISSYIGNTLFAVDHYEVVREADVVFIGVGTPSKPDGTADLKYIKLAAQGIGKHLNAERFTVIVNKSTVPVGTADLVSSIIEENSGLIPNEHFAVVSNPEFLREGYALEDVFFPDRIVIGADNERARAMMSALYQGIVQRENYFEKSADFQFDYKLDNKKPDYFETDIKSAEMIKYASNAFLAVKISYINEIARLCEVLGADVTAVSKGMGLDSRIGNKFLQVSSGWSGSCFPKDTAELLATSRKYGCELGVIEAAVQSNLQMHNFVADKIKRRLKSLNGKTIGILGLTFKPNTDDARNTQASVIIREFAEVGARIKVHDPQGMTMFRALNPELDIAYCDDPLEVAEQVDGLVLLTHWQEYADLDWKEMFNKVRTPYLLDTRNFLDHLYLREIGFDAEGLGVGSSKQESRADKTVAV from the coding sequence ATGAATATCGTATGCATCGGTTCGGGTTATGTGGGGAGCGTCACGGGCGCTGCATTTGCAACGCTTGGGCACAAGACGACCGTGATCGATATCGACAGGAAAAAGGTGGAGCTCATCAATTCGGGGAAAAGCCCGATCTACGAGCCGGGGTTGGACGAATTGATCTCTTCCTACATCGGCAATACGCTTTTCGCGGTCGATCATTACGAGGTCGTGCGCGAGGCGGATGTTGTTTTCATTGGCGTCGGCACGCCTTCGAAGCCGGACGGCACGGCCGATCTGAAATATATCAAGCTGGCGGCGCAGGGGATCGGCAAGCATTTGAATGCCGAACGGTTTACGGTCATCGTCAATAAATCGACCGTTCCCGTCGGCACGGCCGATCTCGTTTCCTCCATTATAGAGGAGAATTCCGGCCTGATTCCGAACGAGCATTTTGCCGTCGTCAGCAACCCCGAATTTTTGCGCGAAGGGTACGCCCTGGAGGACGTGTTCTTCCCCGACCGGATCGTCATCGGGGCGGACAACGAACGCGCCAGGGCGATGATGAGCGCTCTTTATCAAGGAATCGTCCAACGGGAAAATTACTTCGAAAAAAGCGCCGATTTTCAATTCGACTACAAACTCGACAACAAGAAGCCGGATTATTTCGAAACGGATATCAAAAGCGCCGAAATGATCAAATACGCATCGAACGCGTTTTTGGCCGTGAAGATCAGCTATATCAACGAAATCGCCCGGCTGTGCGAGGTTTTGGGAGCCGACGTGACGGCCGTGTCCAAAGGAATGGGACTCGATTCCCGGATCGGCAACAAATTTCTGCAGGTCTCCAGCGGCTGGAGCGGAAGCTGCTTCCCGAAGGATACGGCCGAACTGTTGGCCACGAGCCGGAAATACGGGTGCGAACTGGGCGTCATCGAGGCCGCGGTGCAATCCAATCTGCAGATGCACAACTTCGTGGCCGACAAAATCAAGCGCCGGTTGAAGTCGCTGAACGGCAAAACGATCGGCATTCTCGGCCTTACGTTCAAACCGAACACGGATGACGCAAGAAATACCCAGGCATCCGTCATCATCCGCGAATTCGCCGAAGTCGGGGCCCGGATCAAAGTTCACGATCCGCAAGGAATGACGATGTTCCGCGCGTTGAATCCGGAACTGGATATCGCCTATTGCGACGATCCCCTCGAAGTGGCGGAACAGGTCGACGGGCTCGTGCTGCTGACGCACTGGCAGGAGTATGCGGACTTGGATTGGAAGGAAATGTTCAACAAGGTTCGTACCCCGTATCTTCTCGATACCCGGAACTTCCTCGACCATTTGTATTTGCGCGAGATCGGCTTTGATGCCGAAGGATTGGGAGTCGGCTCCTCCAAACAGGAAAGCAGGGCGGATAAAACCGTTGCGGTTTGA
- a CDS encoding UDP-glucuronic acid decarboxylase family protein, producing MKKILITGAAGFLGSHLAKSLVEAGDRVVGMDNLSTGKSKNLDGLIGHPAFSFIESDVSRRETLDLPELQDVEEIYHLASPASPRFYQASSLETISVNTIGTQNMLELAKRTGAKILYASTSEAYGDPEVHPQPEDYRGNVNTWGPRACYDEAKRLGEVYCYEYNRLYGVSTKVVRIFNTYSAGLRNDDGRVISNFVTQALTGQDITVYGDGSQTRSFCYVDDTLRAFRLAMDADQATGEIINVGNPVEYTILEVAQTVKRLAESSSRITFHDLPKDDPKVRRPVIEKARRLLNWEPEIDLEEGLKRTISVYREQLLAADV from the coding sequence ATGAAAAAAATATTGATTACGGGCGCAGCGGGATTCCTGGGCTCCCATTTGGCCAAATCGCTTGTCGAAGCAGGGGATCGGGTCGTCGGCATGGACAATTTGTCGACGGGCAAATCCAAAAATCTGGACGGTCTGATCGGTCATCCGGCCTTCTCGTTTATCGAATCCGACGTGTCCCGGCGCGAAACGCTCGATTTGCCCGAGCTGCAGGACGTCGAGGAAATTTACCATCTCGCCTCTCCAGCTTCTCCGCGGTTTTACCAGGCATCCTCGTTGGAAACGATCAGCGTCAACACGATCGGAACGCAAAATATGCTGGAATTGGCCAAACGGACCGGCGCCAAAATTTTATATGCCAGCACCAGCGAGGCTTACGGGGATCCCGAGGTTCATCCCCAACCGGAGGACTATCGGGGAAACGTGAATACGTGGGGGCCCCGGGCCTGCTACGACGAAGCGAAAAGGCTGGGCGAGGTCTATTGCTACGAGTACAACCGGCTCTACGGCGTGAGCACCAAGGTGGTGCGCATTTTCAATACGTACTCCGCCGGCCTCCGGAACGACGACGGAAGGGTCATCTCGAACTTTGTCACCCAGGCTTTGACCGGCCAGGACATTACGGTCTACGGCGACGGCAGCCAGACCCGTTCCTTCTGCTATGTGGACGACACGCTTCGCGCCTTCCGGCTTGCCATGGATGCCGATCAGGCGACCGGAGAAATCATCAACGTCGGCAACCCCGTAGAGTACACCATTCTGGAAGTGGCGCAAACGGTGAAGCGGTTGGCCGAATCGTCCAGCCGGATCACGTTTCACGATCTTCCGAAGGACGACCCGAAGGTCCGCCGTCCGGTCATCGAGAAAGCAAGACGCCTGTTGAACTGGGAACCCGAAATCGATCTGGAAGAAGGGCTGAAGCGGACGATTTCCGTATACAGGGAGCAATTGCTGGCCGCGGACGTTTAA
- a CDS encoding WecB/TagA/CpsF family glycosyltransferase, whose translation MIDKGKYPIGGVNINAADYEGAVKKIVSAAERGVPFAVSALAVHGVMTGRLDPVHRRRLNGLDLVLPDGQPVRWGLNLLYRTNLKERVYGPDLTLKVAEAAARHKLPVYLYGSKLETLQSFSANLKKKFPDLIIAGMEPSKFRRLNEIEKREVAARIIASGAKIVFVGLGCPRQEVWAYEYRKLLNMPLLAVGAAFDFHAGTLKQAPGWMQRRGLEWFYRLTQEPKRLWKRYLYLNPLYLLTLFGQWTGILRISALGPTGDEPEESYG comes from the coding sequence ATGATCGACAAAGGCAAATACCCGATCGGCGGAGTGAACATCAATGCCGCGGATTACGAAGGAGCCGTCAAGAAAATCGTTTCGGCGGCCGAACGCGGCGTCCCCTTTGCAGTTTCGGCTCTTGCGGTGCACGGCGTCATGACCGGACGCCTGGATCCCGTTCACCGGCGCAGGCTGAACGGCCTCGATCTCGTGCTTCCCGACGGCCAGCCGGTCAGATGGGGACTGAATCTGCTCTACCGGACCAATCTGAAAGAGCGGGTTTACGGTCCCGACCTGACGTTAAAAGTGGCGGAGGCCGCAGCGAGGCATAAACTTCCGGTCTATCTGTACGGCAGCAAGCTGGAAACGCTGCAAAGCTTCAGCGCAAACCTGAAAAAGAAATTCCCCGATCTGATCATTGCGGGGATGGAACCGTCCAAATTCAGAAGGCTGAACGAAATCGAAAAACGGGAGGTCGCGGCCCGAATTATCGCGAGCGGCGCCAAAATCGTCTTCGTCGGATTGGGCTGTCCGAGGCAGGAAGTGTGGGCATACGAATACCGGAAGCTGCTGAACATGCCGCTTCTCGCCGTGGGAGCCGCCTTCGACTTTCATGCCGGCACGTTGAAGCAGGCTCCGGGCTGGATGCAGCGCAGAGGGCTCGAATGGTTTTACCGGTTGACCCAGGAGCCCAAAAGGCTTTGGAAACGATATTTATATTTAAATCCGTTGTATTTGTTGACGTTGTTCGGCCAGTGGACGGGAATTTTGCGAATATCCGCGTTAGGCCCGACCGGAGACGAGCCGGAAGAATCCTATGGATGA
- a CDS encoding NAD-dependent epimerase/dehydratase family protein: MSIVIITGSAGLIGSEATEFYTKAGYKVIGIDNNMRETFFGAEGSTVWNRQRLEATLGSKYEHYNIDIRNQEGVNELFAKYGSDISLIIHTAAQPSHDWAARDPFTDFGVNANGTLNLLEATRQHCPEAVFIFTSTNKVYGDRPNTLPLVESDTRWEVAAGHPFENGISEEMSVDQSMHSLFGASKLAADVLVQEYGRYFNMKTVCFRGGVLSGSKQSGVQLHGFINYLVKCVMTGTPYTIFGYKGKQVRDVIHSSDVISAFHAFFERPRRGGEVYNLGGGIASNVSMLEAIQLTEEISGRKLSYQYVDTARAGDHQWYVSDLTKFQSHYPEWKQQFNHIRLIIEGIFEENKERWRVTV; encoded by the coding sequence ATGTCCATCGTCATCATTACGGGATCGGCCGGCCTGATCGGCTCGGAAGCGACGGAGTTTTACACGAAAGCGGGATACAAGGTCATCGGAATCGACAACAACATGCGGGAAACGTTTTTCGGCGCGGAAGGCTCGACCGTGTGGAATCGGCAGCGGCTGGAGGCAACCCTCGGCTCCAAATACGAGCACTACAATATCGATATCCGCAATCAGGAAGGCGTCAACGAGCTTTTTGCGAAGTACGGAAGCGATATTTCCCTCATTATTCATACCGCCGCCCAACCCTCCCACGATTGGGCCGCCCGCGATCCGTTCACGGATTTCGGGGTGAATGCGAACGGCACGCTGAACCTGCTCGAAGCGACGAGGCAGCATTGCCCCGAGGCCGTATTCATCTTTACGTCCACGAACAAGGTGTACGGAGACCGGCCGAATACGCTGCCCCTCGTCGAAAGTGATACGCGCTGGGAAGTGGCGGCCGGCCACCCGTTCGAGAACGGCATTTCTGAGGAAATGAGCGTCGATCAAAGCATGCATTCCCTGTTCGGCGCCTCCAAGCTCGCGGCCGACGTGCTGGTGCAGGAATACGGCCGGTATTTCAATATGAAGACCGTTTGCTTCCGGGGCGGCGTGCTTAGCGGCTCGAAGCAATCGGGGGTTCAGCTTCACGGCTTCATCAATTATTTGGTCAAATGCGTCATGACCGGCACGCCTTATACGATCTTCGGCTATAAAGGCAAGCAAGTGCGCGATGTCATCCATTCCAGCGACGTGATTTCGGCCTTCCATGCTTTCTTCGAACGGCCGCGCCGCGGCGGGGAAGTTTACAATCTGGGCGGAGGAATCGCGTCGAACGTGTCGATGCTCGAAGCGATTCAATTGACCGAAGAAATCAGCGGAAGAAAGCTGAGCTACCAGTACGTGGACACGGCCCGCGCGGGCGACCACCAATGGTACGTTTCGGACTTGACGAAGTTTCAATCGCACTACCCGGAATGGAAGCAGCAGTTCAACCATATTCGGCTGATCATCGAAGGCATCTTCGAAGAAAACAAAGAGCGCTGGAGAGTCACGGTATGA
- a CDS encoding glycosyltransferase yields MKDKGHHVVIHTESNTRIEQLGKIRTAAKTIWSKETSKYFKKLLTEQRIDLIECENTFPLISPSIYYVANEMGVPVIQNIRNYRLLCPNALFFREGRVCEDCMGKFVPWPGVKNKCYKESLAGSATIAAMLTTHRALGTWRDKVDMYVALTEFARDKLIQGGIPSDRIAVKPNFVPDPGEGSGEGDYVLYVGRLSPEKGIDTLLAAWKLLKNPIRLKIAGDGPLTELALQAAETNPNIEYVGSKSIEEVYDVMGEARLLVFPSVWYEGLPRTIIEAYAKGTPVVASKLGAMESIVRDGVTGSYFEPGNASDLAMKLDALLSDEEKLRRMRTNARKEFENKYTAERHYDLLMNIYDRVLTHYPKKLKKSQ; encoded by the coding sequence TTGAAGGATAAGGGGCACCACGTCGTCATTCATACGGAATCGAATACGAGAATCGAGCAGCTGGGAAAAATCCGCACGGCCGCGAAAACGATCTGGTCGAAAGAAACCTCCAAATATTTCAAAAAATTGCTGACCGAACAGCGGATCGATCTGATCGAATGCGAGAACACGTTTCCCCTCATCTCGCCTTCCATCTATTACGTTGCCAACGAAATGGGCGTTCCGGTCATCCAGAACATCAGGAACTACCGGCTGCTATGCCCCAACGCGCTGTTTTTCCGCGAAGGCCGGGTTTGCGAGGATTGCATGGGGAAGTTCGTGCCGTGGCCGGGCGTCAAAAACAAATGCTACAAGGAAAGCCTGGCGGGAAGCGCGACGATCGCGGCGATGTTGACGACGCACCGCGCTTTGGGAACCTGGCGGGATAAAGTGGATATGTACGTGGCGTTGACGGAATTCGCCCGCGACAAGCTGATCCAAGGGGGCATTCCATCCGACCGGATTGCGGTGAAGCCGAATTTCGTGCCCGATCCGGGCGAGGGAAGCGGCGAAGGCGACTATGTATTGTACGTCGGCAGATTGTCCCCGGAAAAAGGAATCGATACGCTGCTGGCCGCATGGAAGCTGCTGAAAAACCCGATCCGGTTAAAAATCGCCGGCGACGGGCCGCTCACCGAACTAGCGCTTCAGGCGGCCGAAACGAATCCGAATATCGAGTATGTCGGCTCCAAATCGATCGAAGAAGTTTACGATGTGATGGGGGAAGCAAGGCTGCTCGTTTTTCCGTCCGTTTGGTACGAGGGGCTGCCGAGGACGATCATCGAAGCCTACGCGAAAGGCACTCCGGTCGTGGCTTCGAAATTGGGAGCGATGGAGAGCATCGTCCGCGACGGGGTGACGGGAAGCTACTTCGAGCCGGGAAACGCTTCGGATTTGGCCATGAAACTTGACGCGCTGCTGAGCGACGAGGAAAAGCTGCGACGTATGCGAACAAATGCCCGAAAGGAATTTGAAAACAAGTATACGGCGGAGCGGCATTACGACCTGCTCATGAACATTTACGATCGCGTTTTGACCCATTACCCGAAAAAACTTAAAAAAAGCCAATAA
- a CDS encoding NAD-dependent epimerase/dehydratase family protein → MKRALITGGSGFIGSHLIEALLDEGGWEVTCLDNWDPFYDSSIKESNMEKALKHENFRFVKGDLLQLDQIGSELDAPYDVIVHLAAKAGVRPSIEDPVGYYRTNVEGTQRLLEWARTRGVPQFVFGSSSSVYGVNPNVPWREDDDVLNPISPYASTKVSGELLGHVYSSLYNIRFVALRFFTVYGPRQRPDLAIHKFTRCLFEGRPIPKFGNGETRRDYTYIEDIVSGIRHAMDYDQSLYEVINLGNNDSVTLNELIRTLEEACGKKALIEQHDHQLGDVPQTYADIGKASRLLHYAPRTNIKDGIAKFVEWYVEKHGVVNYAP, encoded by the coding sequence TTGAAAAGAGCGCTTATTACGGGAGGCAGCGGGTTTATCGGGAGTCATTTGATTGAAGCCTTGCTGGACGAAGGCGGCTGGGAGGTCACTTGCCTCGACAATTGGGATCCGTTCTACGATTCGTCCATTAAAGAGAGCAATATGGAGAAGGCGCTGAAGCACGAAAATTTCCGATTCGTGAAAGGCGATTTATTGCAGCTGGATCAAATCGGCAGCGAGCTGGACGCCCCTTACGACGTTATCGTTCACTTGGCGGCAAAAGCAGGCGTCCGTCCGAGCATCGAAGATCCGGTCGGCTATTACCGGACGAACGTCGAAGGGACGCAGCGGCTTCTCGAGTGGGCCAGGACGCGGGGAGTTCCCCAGTTCGTCTTCGGATCGTCGAGCAGCGTGTACGGCGTGAATCCGAACGTCCCCTGGCGCGAGGACGATGATGTCCTGAACCCGATCAGTCCTTACGCAAGCACGAAGGTAAGCGGCGAACTGCTGGGCCATGTCTACAGTTCCCTGTATAACATCCGGTTCGTTGCCCTGCGTTTCTTTACCGTTTACGGTCCGAGACAGCGCCCCGATCTGGCCATACATAAATTTACGCGCTGCTTGTTCGAAGGCAGACCGATTCCGAAGTTCGGCAACGGAGAAACCCGTCGGGATTACACCTACATCGAGGACATCGTTTCGGGCATTCGCCATGCCATGGATTACGATCAATCGTTATACGAGGTCATTAATCTGGGGAATAACGATTCGGTCACCCTGAATGAGCTTATCCGCACCCTTGAAGAAGCATGCGGAAAAAAAGCGTTGATCGAGCAGCATGACCATCAGTTAGGAGACGTTCCCCAAACGTATGCGGACATCGGCAAAGCCTCCCGTCTGCTTCATTACGCTCCCCGCACGAACATCAAGGACGGAATCGCCAAATTCGTCGAGTGGTACGTCGAAAAGCACGGAGTGGTCAATTATGCCCCTTAA
- a CDS encoding sugar transferase, with translation MEILKNSSPLHPSDLPLELPRIHPTNKTYCKIVKPALDRVLGFVLIVVLSPLLALIYVLIRLDSKGNGIFRQERIGAGGKVFTIYKFRTMYADVPMQGRSPERGNDPRITRVGRFLRKTSLDELPQLFNILKGNMSFIGPRPEQRSIVEAHFSNQDYYRFLVKPGITGLWQTSEDRKKPIHENLHHDFYYIDQISFAMDLKIIFRTVKVIFKSNTY, from the coding sequence ATGGAAATCTTGAAAAATTCATCCCCGTTGCATCCCTCGGATCTGCCTCTCGAGCTGCCAAGGATTCATCCGACGAATAAAACGTACTGTAAAATCGTCAAGCCCGCTTTGGATAGAGTACTCGGCTTTGTGCTCATCGTCGTTCTTTCCCCGCTGCTAGCGCTCATCTATGTGCTTATCCGGCTTGATTCGAAGGGGAACGGAATTTTCAGGCAAGAGCGGATCGGCGCCGGAGGAAAAGTGTTTACGATTTATAAGTTTCGGACGATGTATGCCGACGTCCCCATGCAGGGGCGTTCTCCGGAAAGGGGGAACGACCCGCGGATCACGAGAGTCGGCCGGTTCCTCCGGAAAACAAGTCTTGACGAGCTGCCGCAGCTTTTCAACATTTTGAAGGGAAACATGAGCTTTATCGGCCCGCGTCCGGAGCAGAGATCGATCGTCGAGGCCCATTTTTCGAATCAGGATTACTATCGCTTTCTGGTCAAGCCCGGGATAACGGGGCTTTGGCAGACGAGCGAGGACCGGAAAAAGCCGATCCACGAAAATTTGCATCATGATTTTTATTATATCGATCAAATCTCTTTCGCGATGGACCTGAAAATCATTTTTCGAACCGTCAAGGTTATTTTTAAAAGCAATACCTATTAA